The following are from one region of the Vulpes vulpes isolate BD-2025 chromosome 14, VulVul3, whole genome shotgun sequence genome:
- the ADRA2C gene encoding alpha-2C adrenergic receptor, with the protein MASPALAAALAAAAAVAGPNASGAGEGGSGGAANASGAAPGAAWGPPPGQYSAGAVAGLAAVVGFLIVFTVVGNVLVVIAVLTSRALRAPQNLFLVSLASADILVATLVMPFSLANELMAYWYFGQVWCGVYLALDVLFCTSSIVHLCAISLDRYWSVTQAVEYNLKRTPRRVKATIVAVWLISAVISFPPLVSLYRQPDGAAYPQCGLNDETWYILSSCIGSFFAPCLIMGLVYARIYRVAKLRTRTLSEKRAPAGPDGASPTTENGLGAAAGLGENGHCAPPRPPRADVDPEDSSAAERRRRRGALRRGGRRRAGGAGGAGGADGDGPGPGPGPGPPGAGALAAAKSPGPGGRLSRASSRSVEFFLSRRRRARSSVCRRKVAQAREKRFTFVLAVVMGVFVLCWFPFFFSYSLYGICREACQVPDPLFKFFFWIGYCNSSLNPVIYTVFNQDFRRSFKHILFRRRRRGFRQ; encoded by the coding sequence ATGGCGTCCCCGGCGCTGGCGGcggcgctggcggcggcggcggcggtggcgggcCCCAACGCGAGCGGCGCCGGCGAGGGGGGCAGCGGCGGGGCCGCCAACGCCTCGGGCGCCGCGCCGGGGGCCGCCTGGGGGCCGCCCCCGGGCCAGTACTCGGCGGGCGCCGTGGCGGGGCTGGCGGCCGTGGTGGGCTTCCTCATCGTCTTCACCGTGGTGGGCAACGTGCTGGTGGTGATCGCCGTGCTGACCAGCCGCGCGCTGCGCGCCCCGCAGAACCTCTTCCTGGTGTCCCTGGCCTCGGCTGACATCCTGGTGGCCACGCTGGTCATGCCCTTCTCGCTGGCCAACGAGCTCATGGCCTACTGGTACTTCGGGCAGGTGTGGTGCGGCGTGTACCTGGCGCTCGACGTGCTCTTCTGCACCTCGTCCATCGTGCACCTGTGCGCCATCAGCCTGGACCGCTACTGGTCGGTGACGCAGGCCGTCGAGTACAACCTGAAGCGCACGCCGCGCCGCGTCAAGGCGACCATCGTGGCCGTGTGGCTCATCTCGGCCGTCATCTCCTTCCCGCCGCTCGTCTCGCTCTACCGCCAGCCCGACGGTGCCGCCTACCCGCAGTGCGGCCTCAACGACGAGACGTGGTACATCCTGTCCTCCTGCATCGGCTCCTTCTTCGCGCCCTGCCTCATCATGGGCCTGGTCTACGCGCGCATCTACCGCGTGGCCAAGCTGCGCACCCGCACGCTCAGCGAGAAGCGCGCGCCCGCGGGCCCCGACGGCGCGTCCCCGACCACGGAGAACGGGCTGGGCGCGGCGGCCGGCCTGGGCGAGAACGGGCACtgcgcgcccccgcgccccccgcgcgccgaCGTGGACCCGGAGGACAGCAGCGCGgccgagcggcggcggcggcggggcgcgctgcggcggggcgggcggcggcgcgcggggggcgcgggcggcgcggggggcgcggacGGGgacgggccggggccggggccggggccggggcccccCGGCGCGGGCGCCCTGGCCGCCGCCAAGTCCCCGGGCCCCGGCGGGCGCCTGTCCCGCGCCAGCTCGCGCTCCGTCGAGTTCTTCCTGTCGCGCCGGCGCCGGGCGCGCAGCAGCGTGTGCCGCCGCAAGGTGGCCCAGGCGCGCGAGAAGCGCTTCACCTTCGTGCTGGCCGTGGTCATGGGCGTGTTCGTGCTCTGCTGGTTCCCCTTCTTCTTCAGCTACAGCCTGTACGGAATCTGCCGCGAGGCCTGCCAGGTGCCCGACCCGCTCTTCAAGTTTTTCTTCTGGATCGGCTACTGCAACAGCTCGCTCAACCCGGTCATCTACACCGTCTTCAACCAGGACTTCCGGCGTTCCTTTAAGCACATCCTCTTCCGACGGAGGAGAAGGGGCTTCAGGCAGTGA